The Azospirillum baldaniorum genome contains a region encoding:
- a CDS encoding 4Fe4S-binding leucine-rich repeat protein encodes MSDDIDKALDWLGNPVDCDGCAYRDRLAEGRCEPLRACVQDRYAKRIQRFFQWNGDLAGEHLDHPYFEVRANAARFAPIFIVPRLMDDPDETVRAAVARRLPRRLLLKMRGDPDREVRIAVASRLEDADLSPLMRDPDYSVRLRVARRVPEGMLPAMMHDEDPEIRLEVANRIGLDWLMSMAWDDSARVRMVVARRLPPEKLSALTGDADWCVRFVVASRLPPEDLAPLTEDPVDDVRTVAQKRRAGLPATGDLIPD; translated from the coding sequence ATGAGCGACGACATCGACAAGGCGCTGGACTGGCTGGGCAACCCCGTCGACTGCGACGGCTGCGCCTACCGCGACCGTCTGGCCGAGGGGCGCTGCGAGCCGCTGCGCGCCTGCGTGCAGGACCGCTACGCCAAGCGCATCCAGCGTTTCTTCCAATGGAACGGCGATCTGGCGGGCGAGCATCTCGACCATCCCTATTTCGAAGTCCGCGCCAACGCCGCCCGCTTCGCGCCGATCTTCATCGTGCCGCGGCTGATGGACGACCCCGACGAGACGGTGCGCGCCGCCGTCGCCCGCCGCCTGCCCCGCCGCCTGCTGCTGAAGATGCGCGGCGACCCCGACCGCGAGGTGCGCATCGCCGTCGCCTCCCGGCTGGAGGACGCCGACCTCTCGCCGCTGATGCGCGACCCCGATTACTCCGTCCGCCTGCGCGTCGCCCGCCGCGTGCCCGAGGGCATGCTGCCGGCGATGATGCACGACGAGGACCCGGAAATCCGGCTGGAGGTCGCCAACCGCATCGGGCTGGACTGGCTGATGAGCATGGCCTGGGACGACAGCGCCCGCGTGCGCATGGTCGTCGCCCGGCGCCTGCCGCCGGAAAAGCTGTCCGCGCTGACCGGCGATGCGGACTGGTGCGTGCGCTTCGTCGTCGCCAGCCGCCTGCCGCCCGAAGACCTCGCCCCGCTGACCGAGGACCCGGTGGACGATGTCCGCACCGTGGCGCAGAAGCGCCGCGCCGGACTGCCCGCCACCGGCGACCTGATCCCCGACTGA
- a CDS encoding nitrogen fixation protein NifZ — protein MRERARDPNETIELEDRPAFEEGQKVRALRDVRNDGTYPGRPMGDFLIRTGDIGYVKSIGTYLQMYYIYGIDFYEKRIIVGMRAKELELVDARCNDPQ, from the coding sequence ATGCGCGAGCGCGCCCGCGATCCGAACGAGACGATCGAACTGGAAGACCGCCCCGCCTTCGAGGAGGGCCAGAAGGTCCGCGCCCTTCGCGACGTGCGCAACGACGGCACCTATCCCGGACGCCCGATGGGTGACTTCCTGATCCGCACCGGGGACATCGGCTATGTGAAGTCGATCGGCACCTATCTGCAGATGTATTACATATACGGCATCGACTTTTACGAGAAGCGCATCATCGTCGGCATGCGCGCCAAGGAACTCGAACTGGTCGACGCCCGCTGCAACGACCCGCAATGA
- a CDS encoding nitrogen fixation protein NifZ, with amino-acid sequence MSDAVTEAKKPGFIPPREPLYDWGLMVTAAVDLHNDGSHPNAEDGALLAPKGTPGTIVRIGHAEGTQIPVYLVEFPAGVVVGCLEEEITPADGRRRGVPGVMD; translated from the coding sequence ATGAGCGACGCCGTCACCGAAGCGAAGAAGCCCGGCTTCATCCCACCCCGCGAGCCGCTCTACGACTGGGGCCTGATGGTCACCGCCGCGGTGGACCTCCACAACGACGGCAGCCACCCCAACGCCGAGGATGGCGCGCTGCTGGCCCCCAAGGGCACGCCCGGCACCATCGTGCGCATCGGCCACGCCGAGGGCACGCAGATCCCCGTCTATCTGGTGGAGTTCCCGGCCGGCGTCGTCGTCGGCTGCCTGGAGGAGGAGATCACGCCCGCCGACGGCCGCCGCCGCGGCGTCCCCGGCGTGATGGACTGA
- a CDS encoding cysteine desulfurase family protein — MIYLDNNATTPLAPEVREAMLPHLSGEFGNPSSPHAAGMAAKRAVGEARGRVAALVGAKAADILFTASATEANHTALLGTLRAVAAERPERRHLVTTAIEHPSTLMLANDLERQGWRVTVLPVDGTGTIALADLRDAVTAETALVSVLWANNETGAIQPVGAAADIAQARGALFHTDAVQAAGRLPIRVDAVNADLLTLSAHKMHGPKGIGALFIRKGVPFAPLIHGHQERHRRGGTENVPAIVGFGAAANRAAASVAEAGGMAILRDRLERGVLAAWPGSRVNGEGAARLSNTSNIRFADPQGRPLDAEELLMRLDRAGIAVSMGAACASGGNEPSHVLTAMGLTPAEAAASLRFSLSRYSTAEEVESVLNEFPALYARIAA, encoded by the coding sequence ATGATCTATCTCGACAACAACGCGACGACCCCGCTGGCCCCCGAGGTGCGGGAGGCGATGCTGCCGCACCTGTCCGGGGAGTTCGGCAACCCCTCCAGCCCGCACGCCGCCGGCATGGCCGCCAAGCGGGCGGTGGGCGAGGCGCGTGGCCGGGTGGCGGCGTTGGTTGGCGCGAAGGCGGCGGACATCCTCTTCACCGCCAGCGCGACCGAGGCCAACCACACGGCCCTGCTCGGCACGCTGCGCGCCGTCGCGGCGGAGCGTCCGGAGCGCCGCCACCTCGTCACCACGGCGATCGAGCATCCCTCGACGCTGATGCTGGCGAATGATCTGGAACGGCAGGGCTGGCGGGTCACCGTCCTGCCGGTGGACGGCACCGGCACCATCGCGCTCGCCGACCTGCGCGACGCGGTGACGGCGGAGACGGCTCTGGTCTCCGTCCTATGGGCGAACAACGAGACCGGGGCGATCCAGCCGGTCGGCGCCGCCGCCGACATCGCCCAGGCGCGCGGCGCCCTGTTCCACACCGACGCGGTGCAGGCCGCCGGGCGGCTGCCCATCCGGGTGGACGCGGTGAACGCCGACCTGCTGACCCTGTCCGCCCACAAGATGCACGGGCCAAAGGGCATCGGCGCCCTCTTCATCCGCAAGGGCGTGCCCTTCGCCCCGCTGATCCACGGCCATCAGGAGCGCCACCGCCGCGGCGGGACGGAGAATGTGCCGGCCATCGTCGGCTTCGGCGCCGCCGCCAACCGCGCCGCCGCCAGCGTGGCGGAGGCCGGCGGCATGGCGATCCTGCGCGACCGGCTGGAGCGCGGCGTGCTCGCCGCCTGGCCGGGCAGCCGGGTCAACGGCGAGGGGGCGGCCCGCCTGTCCAACACCAGCAACATCCGCTTCGCCGACCCGCAAGGCCGCCCGCTGGACGCGGAGGAGCTGCTGATGCGGCTCGACCGCGCCGGCATCGCCGTCTCCATGGGGGCGGCCTGCGCGTCCGGCGGCAACGAGCCGAGCCACGTCCTGACCGCCATGGGCCTGACCCCGGCGGAGGCCGCGGCGAGCCTGCGCTTCTCCCTCAGCCGCTACAGCACGGCGGAGGAGGTGGAATCGGTCCTCAACGAGTTTCCCGCGCTCTACGCGCGGATCGCGGCCTGA
- the nifT gene encoding putative nitrogen fixation protein NifT, whose translation MKVMVRKAGEQYTIYVAKKDLEEPITEMEKPGLWGGWVKVANGWTLDLPEMPADTRLPITVEAKKRGAE comes from the coding sequence ATGAAGGTGATGGTGCGCAAGGCCGGTGAGCAATACACGATCTACGTCGCCAAAAAGGACCTGGAGGAGCCCATCACCGAGATGGAGAAGCCGGGCCTGTGGGGCGGCTGGGTCAAGGTCGCCAACGGCTGGACGCTCGACCTGCCGGAGATGCCGGCGGACACCCGCCTGCCCATCACCGTCGAAGCCAAGAAGCGCGGCGCGGAGTGA